The following are encoded in a window of Panulirus ornatus isolate Po-2019 chromosome 6, ASM3632096v1, whole genome shotgun sequence genomic DNA:
- the LOC139749154 gene encoding apolipoprotein D-like, giving the protein MVRTVVVMLLVVTAGVGQASRPHTRYFSLGNCPNITEKYDFDPVPYLGRWYEQERFDVVFQAGMDCVNAIYSDLGDGYVEVHNTARTASGKYTDIVGKAHVIAPGVLLVEFHGHIPGEYHVLDTDYESFSAVYNCIQAGEYHFQYAWILSRTMTLDQTTLDYAHQVFLANGIDISLMHATYQGDDCPYTS; this is encoded by the exons ATGGTgaggacggtggtggtgatgttgcttGTGGTGACTGCAGGTGTAGGCCAGGCAAGCAGGCCTCATACGAGGTACTTCAGCCTGGGCAACTGTCCCAACATCACAGAAAAATATGACTTTGACCCCGTCCCT TACCTAGGGAGGTGGTATGAACAGGAGAGATTTGACGTCGTCTTCCAGGCTGGGATGGACTGCGTCAACGCTATTTATAGTGATCTTG GTGACGGGTATGTGGAGGTACACAACACAGCACGGACGGCCTCCGGGAAGTACACAGACATCGTTGGCAAGGCCCACGTCATCGCACCTGGGGTCCTCCTGGTCGAATTTCATGGTC ACATTCCGGGCGAGTACCACGTCTTGGACACAGACTACGAGTCTTTCTCTGCCGTATACAACTGCATTCAGGCAGGGGAATATCAC TTTCAATACGCCTGGATCCTCTCTCGCACTATGACCCTGGACCAGACCACGCTGGACTACGCTCACCAAGTCTTTCTTGCAAACGGTATTGACATCAGTCTAATGCACGCCACCTACCAGGGCGACGACTGCCCCTATACGTCCTAA